The genome window TTTATTTTGACATCAACAAGGTGCACCGCACCGATCACCGCGGCGAGCATTTCAAGGTCGAGGGCCCATTGAATGTCCCGCGGTCACCCCAAGGACATCCCGTCATCGTGCAGGCTGGCCAGTCGGAAGACGGGCGAGGACTGGCAGCGGCCAGCGCGGAAGTTATCTTCACGGCACACCACAAGCTTGAGACCGCTCAGGACTTCTATCGCGATATCAAGACGCGTGCGCGCAGCTTTGGTCGCGACCCCTCGCATGTGCTCGTCATGCCGGGCGTCTCACCCTTTATCGGCCGCACGGAGGCAGAGGCGCGCGAAAAATACGAGCAGCTCACAAGCCTGATCATCGAAGAGGATGGGCTGGCGTTGATTAATGCGCTGAGCGGCGGCGAGCTGGATCTTCGGGGCGTCGATCTCGACGGCCCGCTGCCTCCGGCGCCGCCGACAGAGGGCATGAAAAGCCGCCAGGAACTGATCCGCCGCATTGCGGACGAGAACAATTTCTCCATCCGGCAGCTTTACCAGTGGATCGCTTCCGCGCGTGGCCACTTCACCATCGTCGGCTCTGCGGTCCAGGTCGCGGATACTCTGCAGGAATGGTTCGAAAACGAAGGCGCGGATGGCTTCAACATCCTGCCGCCGTGGCTGCCCACCGGTCTCAATGATTTCGTGGAACTCGTCATTCCCGAGCTGCAGCGCCGCGGTCTGTTCCGCACTGCGTATGAAGGCAAGACCCTCCGCGAAAATCTGGGCCTGCCTTTCCCGCAGAGCCGTTGGGCCACCGCCTATACGGAAGCTGCCGAATAACCGAGACAGGATAGGGGAAAAGCTCATGGCGCTTGAAACTGAACAACAGGCTATTTTTGCGAGCTATCGCGCACCATATTTCTCGCAGAGCAGGCTGGTACGGGAAGCAGGGGCGCTGTTGCGCGGTTTCATCTCGCGCTATAGCCTGATCATCGCTTTTGTTGCTCTCTGGCAAATTTCGCCCTCGCTCGGCTGGAGCAACCCCGCGGTCTTGCCGCCGCCGGATGCGATCCTGCGAGCGCTCTGGGACGGGGTCAGCGGCGGCCCGCTGCTGGGCGACATCGCCATCAGCCTCCAGCGCGCCGGTATTGCATTTGGCGCAGCAGTCGGCGTCGGCATCCCGCTCGGGCTGTTCATGGGGCAGGTCCGAACTATCGAGCGCAGCCTTGATCCGATCCTGCAACTGTTTCGACAGACCTCCGCACTGGCGCTCTATCCCGTGTTCATCCTGTTGCTCGGCCTTGGCGAAGCGTCAAAAATCTTTGTGATCTTTTGGGCGACGCTGTTCCCAACACTTCTCGCCACGATTGGGGGAGTCAAGCAAGTAGACCCAAAGCTGGTGGAAATGTCGCGTGTCTACGGTGCCAAGCCGCTTACCGTGTTTCGCCGCGTCGTCCTGCCGGCTTCCCTGCCGCAGATCTTTGTTGGGTTGCGGCTGAGTGCCACCACCTCGCTTTTGCTGCTCATCGCCGCGGAAATGATCGGCGCCAATTCCGGTGTCGGATTTCAGGTGATGAATGCCCAGTACAATTTCCAGATCCCGTTGATGTTCGCGGCGATTCTATTGCTCGCACTTCTCGGACTGTCGGCGAATTTCATCCTCGAGGCATTGCAGGCTCGGCTCTGCCGTTGGTCCAATCCTCGAGACTGAAGCCTGAAACGCGCCACCATTTTCCATCTCATCCGATCTATGGAGTTCACATGC of Rhizobium sp. NXC24 contains these proteins:
- a CDS encoding LLM class flavin-dependent oxidoreductase, which codes for MTRQIKLGAFLPGGGQHIASWRHPDQPVDGAVNLKFHIELAQAAERGLFDAYFLADGLAIAFGAGIEGGNARVVGFEPVTLFSALAPFTKNIGFIATSSTTYEEPYSVARKFASLDLISAGRAGWNVVTTATEAAAKNFSLDRQPPHAARYKRAAEHVEVVKKLWESFDDDAFIRDSASGVYFDINKVHRTDHRGEHFKVEGPLNVPRSPQGHPVIVQAGQSEDGRGLAAASAEVIFTAHHKLETAQDFYRDIKTRARSFGRDPSHVLVMPGVSPFIGRTEAEAREKYEQLTSLIIEEDGLALINALSGGELDLRGVDLDGPLPPAPPTEGMKSRQELIRRIADENNFSIRQLYQWIASARGHFTIVGSAVQVADTLQEWFENEGADGFNILPPWLPTGLNDFVELVIPELQRRGLFRTAYEGKTLRENLGLPFPQSRWATAYTEAAE
- a CDS encoding ABC transporter permease; this translates as MALETEQQAIFASYRAPYFSQSRLVREAGALLRGFISRYSLIIAFVALWQISPSLGWSNPAVLPPPDAILRALWDGVSGGPLLGDIAISLQRAGIAFGAAVGVGIPLGLFMGQVRTIERSLDPILQLFRQTSALALYPVFILLLGLGEASKIFVIFWATLFPTLLATIGGVKQVDPKLVEMSRVYGAKPLTVFRRVVLPASLPQIFVGLRLSATTSLLLLIAAEMIGANSGVGFQVMNAQYNFQIPLMFAAILLLALLGLSANFILEALQARLCRWSNPRD